In the Magnolia sinica isolate HGM2019 chromosome 15, MsV1, whole genome shotgun sequence genome, one interval contains:
- the LOC131227750 gene encoding peroxidase A2-like, translating to MSSPLLVATTLLLALLSVGSNGQLSATFYSTTCPNVSTIVRGVITNALQSDPRIAASLVRLHFHDCFVNGCDASILLDNSDTIQSEKDAFPNRNSARGYDVVDNIKTAVENVCPGTVSCADILTIAATQSVNLAGGPSWNVLLGRRDGTTANQAGANNNLPAPSEGRTSITRKFSNLGLDTTDLVALSGAHTFGLARCITYKDRLHGFNGTTNPDPTLDSAYLATLRRSCQPTGTDNALTDLDPTSPTNGFDNGYFVNLRNGRGLLQSDQELFSDGNPTLAIVNRFINNQNDFFNSFAASMIKMGNISPLTGTNGQIRTDCKRVNGN from the exons ATGTCTTCCCCTCTCTTAGTAGCTACAACCCTGCTCTTGGCCCTCCTGTCCGTTGGATCCAACGGCCAGCTGAGTGCCACGTTTTACTCTACTACATGCCCAAACGTGTCCACCATTGTTCGTGGTGTCATCACAAATGCGCTGCAGTCCGATCCCCGGATCGCCGCCAGCCTCGTTAGGCTTCATTTCCATGATTGTTTCGTGAAT GGGTGTGATGCATCGATTTTGCTAGACAACAGCGATACGATACAGAGCGAGAAGGATGCCTTTCCAAATAGGAACTCGGCCCGAGGATATGACGTTGTAGATAACATCAAAACGGCTGTGGAGAACGTCTGCCCTGGCACGGTTTCATGCGCTGACATTCTTACAATTGCGGCTACTCAATCCGTCAATCTG GCAGGAGGGCCCTCATGGAATGTACTGTTAGGAAGGAGGGATGGCACCACAGCTAACCAAGCAGGGGCCAACAACAACCTTCCAGCACCGTCCGAAGGCCGAACCAGCATTACAAGAAAGTTCTCCAACCTGGGCCTCGACACCACCGATCTCGTCGCATTATCTG GTGCCCACACTTTCGGACTAGCACGGTGCATCACTTACAAGGATCGTTTGCATGGATTCAATGGCACAACGAACCCAGACCCCACACTAGACTCTGCTTACTTGGCCACTCTTCGACGATCATGCCAACCAACTGGGACCGACAACGCCTTGACTGATCTCGACCCCACATCACCAACCAACGGCTTCGATAATGGCTACTTCGTCAACCTTCGAAACGGACGTGGCCTTCTACAATCTGATCAAGAGCTGTTTTCAGATGGGAACCCCACACTCGCGATCGTCAACCGTTTCATCAACAACCAAAATGATTTCTTCAATAGCTTCGCTGCATCGATGATAAAAATGGGGAATATCAGCCCATTAACGGGGaccaatggacagatcagaaCAGATTGTAAGAGGGTTAATGGGAATTAA